The following proteins are co-located in the Haloarcula marismortui ATCC 43049 genome:
- a CDS encoding TAXI family TRAP transporter solute-binding subunit, with translation MVGTAGLAGLAGCGGDSGSGDGGGGGDSGGESGGSDGSDGSGGSTSWTIGTSGPETATHASGVAMAQLISDKSSNISMSAQTTGGTAANPRLIAQGDIDVAQSTDWAVARSNSGGDPYGEPVGKTMTQVLPFMTLEYYLVRRTDDALAGIETVSDIPQDGSVSMAFGQRGGTNFFAGLDGFRLSGIDNVEDKYDLQSMSWGDQGAQFADGRLDMMMVYGVSREVLTGWAQEASAQADVAVVNWEFDQSDLANSDLPYTYIETPASLWDGQDIRMDSIPAVGVGYETIFPAEVSEELGYEFVRTVMEDIGAVREASSVLSRAGPDFAQEFLLPSPNAPVHPGAEKYYKEQGLWKDGLTTLEEYEG, from the coding sequence ATGGTCGGCACAGCTGGCCTGGCAGGCCTCGCTGGCTGTGGTGGGGATAGCGGTAGTGGCGATGGCGGCGGTGGTGGCGACAGTGGCGGCGAGAGCGGTGGTAGTGATGGGAGTGATGGCAGTGGCGGCAGTACAAGCTGGACAATTGGGACGTCGGGACCGGAGACAGCGACTCACGCATCAGGGGTAGCGATGGCACAGCTGATCTCCGACAAGTCAAGCAACATCAGCATGAGCGCCCAGACCACCGGCGGGACCGCGGCAAACCCTCGGTTAATCGCTCAGGGAGACATCGATGTCGCCCAGAGTACTGACTGGGCAGTCGCACGCTCGAACAGTGGGGGAGACCCCTATGGGGAACCAGTCGGTAAGACGATGACCCAGGTGCTACCGTTCATGACTCTGGAGTATTACCTCGTCAGACGAACTGACGACGCACTGGCGGGCATCGAGACAGTATCTGACATTCCCCAGGACGGATCGGTATCGATGGCGTTCGGCCAGCGCGGCGGGACGAACTTCTTTGCCGGGCTTGACGGGTTCCGACTGTCCGGGATCGACAATGTCGAGGACAAGTACGACCTCCAGTCAATGAGCTGGGGAGATCAAGGGGCACAGTTCGCAGACGGCCGCCTCGATATGATGATGGTCTACGGGGTCAGCCGCGAGGTCCTGACCGGATGGGCGCAGGAAGCCAGCGCCCAGGCCGATGTTGCGGTCGTCAATTGGGAGTTCGACCAGTCAGATCTGGCCAACTCCGACCTGCCCTACACGTATATCGAGACGCCCGCCAGCCTCTGGGACGGGCAGGATATTCGAATGGACTCCATTCCGGCAGTCGGTGTCGGCTACGAGACGATCTTCCCGGCCGAGGTATCAGAGGAACTGGGCTACGAGTTCGTACGCACGGTCATGGAAGACATTGGCGCGGTCCGTGAAGCGAGTTCGGTGCTCTCGCGCGCCGGCCCGGACTTCGCGCAGGAATTCTTACTTCCCTCGCCGAACGCACCAGTCCATCCCGGCGCGGAGAAGTACTACAAGGAACAGGGTCTGTGGAAGGACGGACTAACCACACTTGAGGAATATGAGGGGTAA
- a CDS encoding D-2-hydroxyacid dehydrogenase has product MADIVVTRYGVHGMPVDQYVTALRERLPEWDVAVAETPEAERDLIADATVLTGNDVSPELVDTADSLKLFAGTYAGYDHLPLSDLADRDIALTTASGVHGPNVAENVVGSWLAFARGFFTARRHQRDHIWQSFHTDDFAGSRVCVVGLGEIGEAIVDRVQGFDVETVGVRYSPEKGGPTDEVYGFDEIHEAVTDTEYVGLACPLTDATRHLIDAAVFRTMHPDAVLTNVARGPVVDTDALVSALQRNHIGGAALDVTDPEPLPSGHPLWDFENVLITPHNAGHTPSYYERLADIVAENVQKAERTGEWGGLRNQIDL; this is encoded by the coding sequence ATGGCCGACATCGTCGTGACGCGCTACGGCGTTCACGGAATGCCGGTCGACCAGTACGTGACAGCGCTCCGGGAACGACTGCCGGAGTGGGATGTCGCCGTCGCAGAGACGCCCGAAGCCGAGCGGGACTTGATTGCGGATGCGACAGTTCTGACCGGCAACGATGTCTCGCCGGAACTGGTCGATACTGCCGACTCGCTGAAGCTGTTTGCAGGGACATACGCTGGATACGACCACCTCCCGCTCTCGGACCTGGCAGACCGTGACATCGCGCTCACGACGGCCTCCGGCGTCCACGGGCCGAACGTCGCCGAGAACGTCGTCGGCTCGTGGCTCGCCTTTGCCCGGGGTTTCTTCACTGCCCGTCGCCACCAGCGCGACCACATCTGGCAGTCGTTCCACACCGACGACTTCGCCGGGAGCCGCGTCTGCGTCGTCGGGCTGGGAGAAATCGGCGAAGCAATCGTCGACCGCGTGCAGGGATTCGACGTGGAGACCGTTGGCGTCCGCTACTCGCCGGAGAAGGGTGGCCCGACGGACGAGGTGTACGGCTTCGACGAGATCCACGAAGCGGTCACCGACACGGAGTACGTTGGGCTCGCCTGCCCGCTCACCGACGCGACGCGCCACCTTATTGACGCGGCGGTGTTCCGGACGATGCATCCTGACGCCGTGCTCACCAACGTGGCCCGCGGCCCAGTTGTCGATACCGACGCGCTGGTCAGTGCGCTTCAGCGCAACCACATCGGCGGCGCGGCACTGGACGTGACCGACCCCGAACCGCTGCCCAGCGGCCATCCGCTGTGGGACTTCGAGAACGTCCTCATCACGCCACATAACGCCGGCCACACGCCGAGCTACTACGAACGGCTTGCTGATATCGTCGCCGAGAACGTCCAGAAGGCCGAGCGAACCGGCGAATGGGGCGGTCTCAGGAACCAAATCGACCTCTAG
- a CDS encoding ABC transporter substrate-binding protein, whose protein sequence is MTFGFNVASSGAYSTAGKQEIRGFKLAVKHINNGGGWVTSEKYNSPLDGDGLLGKDVEFVVEDTGGSSDTARSNAQRLVDGEEVIMLAGGTSSSAGLANQEVAAQNQVIYMATMANTNSLTGADCNRYSFREMFNNHMAAEALAPALSDEFGKNANYVKIFQDNDWGQTLRDDMDAALGNVGWAPVWDTTAQVGTSDYSQYAADIKSVDFDVIVLGLGGLDAVNALRAFRDEFPESNIVLPMASREIAETAGGAIEGVIGTVAWSRAINSPLSNTFRETFREEYGSSTGSSKSAAPSGAAHIAYTQALQYASAVERAGTFNPIDVIGALEGHEYDAGLGPQTLRACDHQAMRQVPVVRGKSEIQQSYGTYYDLIGEPADVQYACDSGPAANCSLGGS, encoded by the coding sequence GTGACGTTCGGTTTCAACGTTGCTTCCTCCGGGGCGTACTCAACGGCCGGTAAGCAGGAGATACGCGGTTTCAAACTCGCGGTCAAGCACATTAACAACGGTGGTGGGTGGGTAACAAGCGAGAAGTACAATTCGCCTCTGGACGGTGACGGACTTCTGGGCAAAGATGTCGAATTCGTTGTCGAGGACACGGGTGGAAGTTCAGATACTGCCCGAAGCAACGCACAGCGGCTTGTTGATGGTGAGGAGGTGATTATGCTTGCTGGTGGGACATCAAGCAGTGCTGGCCTGGCAAATCAGGAGGTTGCTGCGCAGAACCAGGTTATCTACATGGCGACGATGGCTAACACGAACTCGCTGACGGGTGCTGACTGCAACCGATACTCCTTCCGCGAGATGTTCAACAACCACATGGCGGCCGAGGCGCTGGCCCCAGCCCTCAGTGACGAGTTCGGAAAAAATGCCAATTACGTCAAGATCTTTCAGGACAACGACTGGGGTCAGACGCTCCGGGACGATATGGATGCAGCCCTCGGGAATGTCGGCTGGGCACCTGTCTGGGATACGACTGCACAGGTCGGGACAAGCGATTATTCCCAGTACGCCGCAGACATCAAGTCGGTTGATTTCGACGTGATCGTCCTCGGGCTCGGCGGCCTCGACGCAGTAAACGCACTCAGAGCGTTCCGAGACGAGTTCCCGGAATCGAATATCGTCCTTCCGATGGCTTCGAGAGAGATTGCCGAGACCGCAGGCGGTGCGATAGAGGGCGTTATCGGAACAGTCGCCTGGAGTCGGGCGATCAACTCGCCGCTGTCTAACACCTTCCGAGAAACGTTCCGTGAGGAGTATGGCAGTTCGACGGGGTCCTCGAAATCGGCAGCCCCATCGGGGGCAGCGCACATCGCGTACACGCAAGCGTTGCAATACGCCAGCGCAGTCGAGCGGGCGGGAACGTTCAACCCGATCGATGTCATCGGAGCGCTCGAAGGACACGAGTACGACGCCGGTCTCGGACCGCAGACGCTCCGGGCCTGTGACCATCAGGCGATGCGTCAAGTACCGGTTGTAAGGGGGAAGTCAGAGATACAGCAATCCTACGGCACCTACTACGACCTGATTGGGGAGCCAGCGGATGTACAATATGCGTGCGACAGCGGGCCAGCGGCTAACTGCTCGCTTGGAGGGAGCTAA
- the asd gene encoding aspartate-semialdehyde dehydrogenase, whose translation MTVRVGVLGATGAVGQRLIQLLDPHPEFEIAALTASDASVGETYKDAAKWRVNSPIPEDVAGLEVRATDPDSVPDDVGLIFSSLPSSVGAEVEPEFCEAGYTVSSNSSNARMDEDVPLIIPEVNADHVDLLEVQRDERGWDGALLKNPNCSTITMVPPLAALDREFDLTDVRVSTLQAVSGAGYSGVTSMEIIDNAIPHIGGEEQKMESESRKLLGSFDGAEVQLNEMDVAASCNRIPTLDGHLENVWADTAEDISAADAEAAMESVTGIDLPSSPEKLITVFEEPDRPQPRLDRNVEDGMGVAVGGFRETTDGVQFNCLAHNTMRGAAGASVLNGELLNKRGYL comes from the coding sequence ATGACTGTACGCGTAGGTGTGCTCGGTGCGACTGGCGCAGTCGGGCAGCGACTTATCCAGCTGCTTGACCCCCACCCCGAGTTCGAAATCGCAGCACTGACCGCCAGCGACGCGAGCGTTGGCGAAACATACAAGGACGCCGCCAAGTGGCGCGTCAACTCTCCGATTCCCGAGGACGTGGCTGGGTTAGAAGTCCGCGCCACCGACCCGGATTCGGTGCCCGACGACGTCGGTCTCATCTTCTCCTCGCTCCCGTCGAGCGTCGGCGCGGAAGTCGAACCGGAGTTCTGTGAAGCCGGCTACACAGTCTCGTCAAACTCCTCGAACGCCCGGATGGACGAGGACGTGCCCCTCATCATCCCCGAGGTCAACGCCGACCATGTCGACCTTCTTGAGGTCCAGCGCGACGAGCGCGGCTGGGACGGCGCGCTCCTGAAGAACCCGAACTGCTCGACGATCACGATGGTGCCGCCGCTGGCCGCCCTCGACCGCGAGTTCGACCTGACCGACGTGCGCGTCTCGACCCTGCAGGCCGTCTCCGGCGCGGGCTACTCCGGCGTTACGTCGATGGAAATCATCGATAACGCCATCCCACACATCGGCGGCGAAGAGCAGAAGATGGAGAGCGAATCGCGCAAACTGCTCGGCTCGTTCGACGGCGCAGAAGTCCAGCTCAACGAGATGGACGTGGCCGCCTCCTGTAACCGCATCCCGACGCTCGACGGCCACCTCGAGAACGTCTGGGCCGACACGGCTGAGGACATCTCTGCGGCCGACGCCGAGGCCGCGATGGAGTCCGTGACCGGCATCGACCTGCCGTCTTCGCCGGAGAAACTCATCACGGTGTTCGAGGAACCGGACCGCCCACAGCCCCGCCTTGACCGCAACGTTGAGGACGGCATGGGCGTCGCAGTCGGCGGGTTCCGCGAGACGACCGACGGCGTCCAGTTCAACTGCCTCGCACACAACACGATGCGCGGTGCCGCGGGCGCGAGCGTGCTGAACGGCGAACTGCTCAACAAGCGCGGCTATCTGTAA
- a CDS encoding IS6-like element ISH15 family transposase: MPKNAGLGGSIDQIDLDFVEREATPRLLMKLSIQLHLAGLSLSNTVSVLEIFGVQRARSTVYNWVHKADLQPKDGQSPDHVAVDETVIQLNGERYWLYAAVDPQTNKLLHTKLRPTTTKVLAHAFLTELSEKHDVDDAVFLVDGSRSLQAVCQRHGFDFRYEKHGNRNAVERVFREIKRRTVCFSNCFSNAEAETADDWIRSFSFAWNQLI; encoded by the coding sequence ATGCCCAAAAACGCCGGCCTCGGCGGTAGTATCGACCAAATCGACTTAGATTTTGTGGAGCGAGAAGCGACACCGCGACTGCTGATGAAGCTGAGTATTCAGCTGCATTTGGCTGGACTATCACTTTCGAATACTGTCTCGGTTCTTGAAATATTCGGTGTCCAACGCGCTCGATCAACTGTCTATAATTGGGTTCACAAAGCAGATTTACAGCCCAAAGATGGACAGTCACCGGATCACGTTGCGGTTGACGAAACTGTGATCCAACTCAACGGTGAGAGATATTGGCTGTACGCCGCTGTCGATCCACAAACGAACAAATTGCTTCATACGAAGCTTAGACCAACTACAACAAAGGTTCTCGCCCATGCATTTCTCACCGAACTCTCTGAGAAACACGACGTCGACGACGCCGTGTTTCTCGTCGATGGCTCCAGATCGTTACAAGCTGTGTGTCAACGACATGGCTTCGATTTCAGATACGAAAAACATGGAAATCGGAATGCTGTTGAACGTGTCTTCAGAGAAATAAAACGACGAACTGTCTGTTTCTCAAACTGTTTCAGCAACGCCGAAGCGGAAACAGCCGATGATTGGATCAGATCGTTCAGCTTCGCATGGAATCAGCTTATCTGA
- a CDS encoding response regulator transcription factor, with protein sequence MGRPTSVAVIDDDTDYRQLYKLWLPEEYEVIEAGDGRTGLQRIDDSIDAVLLDRQMPKLSGETVAEKLRQRSVTPAVVMISSVKPDVDILDIPVDSYLRKPADRDTLLSVLSAVQRRCEYETERRELLGLADRRDTVADAVRATALAESDAYKRAVERLEQHDVSLADAVSES encoded by the coding sequence ATGGGGAGACCGACGAGCGTTGCGGTAATTGATGACGATACGGACTATAGACAGCTCTACAAACTTTGGCTTCCGGAAGAATACGAGGTTATAGAGGCCGGTGACGGCCGTACAGGGTTACAGCGGATTGACGACTCAATCGATGCGGTACTGCTGGACCGACAGATGCCGAAACTGAGCGGCGAAACGGTCGCCGAAAAGCTCCGACAGCGGTCAGTTACCCCTGCGGTCGTGATGATAAGCAGCGTCAAGCCTGACGTGGATATTCTGGACATTCCCGTCGATTCGTATCTCAGAAAGCCCGCCGACCGGGATACCCTGTTGTCGGTACTCTCGGCAGTTCAGCGCCGGTGCGAATACGAGACGGAACGTCGGGAACTCCTGGGACTTGCCGACCGACGAGACACAGTCGCTGACGCAGTACGGGCAACGGCACTCGCGGAGAGCGACGCGTACAAGCGGGCCGTCGAACGGCTGGAACAACACGACGTATCACTCGCCGACGCAGTGTCCGAGTCGTAG
- a CDS encoding AAA domain-containing protein produces the protein MSLLFDHVIGSFDLDGASLCVPDDDALDDHGDVVPVRPVAEFAGHHDELAHPEADWVCIPLHEPNSARVTDEFVAFTDHSLHGGIFVFERDGERDFVDADAFGATGLADRIRFWHSDYVPETYPPSYDSPVDDSEPARNPIPSAELLDGLRSHVEREREATRRQNRERAERRSPDRVYEAGGDAVPELHARGRDDGTYRFHVDPPADVAARQDGDWAFVVESVFGIHEGNEVLVHDVDGTRENGPFPVPATVERIRGRSVWVAVNWAEVDGATALESALTDGDTTYGLTAVLNPVPFDREREAIDSLADHRFRDVLAGDRPITFSNGAAARSDQFDAELNQEQQLAVEHALLADDLFCIHGPPGTGKTRTLVEIVRRAAQAGEDVLVCADSNQAVDNLVAGSSRSDEADPQSLHAYGQHGDGDYTLDRVNASQSANDVVRRAYSDVPGRADVVAVTNNSAATLAREFDLVVLDEATQSTCAASCIPLVRADRAVLAGDHRQLPPYSASDEPPESSYGHSLFEHLYADGGVYDGVGLQLQTQYRMHRDIAYFPNRRFYDRTLRNGRAVDPLPDRPAIEGYNVGGRVETVGHSKSNPTEARLVAHLVEDLLSDVPANEIGVITPYSAQVSRIRETLTERTDAGDRVTVDTIDSFQGGERTAIVLSLVRSNAEGTVGFLRRPVDGPRRLNVALTRAKQYCAVVADWHTLRYDVDGKCTDLYSDFYQFVSNTDRLNDVDPEFIPV, from the coding sequence ATGTCGCTCCTGTTCGACCACGTCATCGGGTCCTTCGACCTCGACGGCGCATCGCTGTGTGTCCCCGACGACGACGCCCTCGACGACCACGGCGATGTCGTCCCTGTGCGGCCGGTCGCCGAGTTTGCGGGCCATCACGACGAACTCGCCCACCCCGAGGCGGACTGGGTCTGTATCCCGCTGCACGAACCGAACTCGGCGCGGGTCACCGACGAGTTCGTCGCCTTCACCGACCACTCCCTCCACGGCGGGATATTCGTCTTCGAGCGCGACGGCGAGCGGGACTTCGTCGACGCGGATGCCTTCGGAGCCACGGGGCTGGCCGACCGGATCCGCTTCTGGCACTCCGACTACGTCCCGGAGACGTACCCACCCTCCTACGACTCGCCAGTAGACGACAGCGAACCGGCCCGAAATCCGATCCCGTCTGCAGAGTTGCTCGACGGCTTGCGTTCCCACGTTGAGCGCGAACGCGAGGCGACTCGCCGGCAAAACCGAGAGCGCGCCGAGCGGCGCTCACCTGACAGGGTGTACGAGGCCGGTGGCGACGCAGTCCCCGAACTCCATGCGCGGGGCCGAGACGACGGCACATACCGGTTCCACGTCGACCCGCCCGCGGATGTCGCCGCCAGGCAGGACGGCGACTGGGCGTTTGTCGTGGAGTCGGTGTTTGGCATCCACGAGGGAAACGAGGTGCTGGTTCACGACGTGGACGGGACCCGAGAGAACGGCCCGTTCCCGGTGCCGGCGACAGTCGAGCGTATCCGCGGCCGGTCGGTCTGGGTCGCGGTGAACTGGGCCGAGGTCGACGGTGCGACGGCGCTCGAAAGCGCACTCACCGACGGTGACACCACCTACGGGCTCACAGCAGTGCTCAATCCCGTTCCGTTTGACCGCGAACGGGAGGCGATTGACTCGCTGGCCGACCACCGCTTCCGGGACGTGCTCGCCGGCGACCGGCCGATAACATTCTCAAACGGAGCAGCCGCCCGGAGCGACCAGTTCGACGCGGAACTGAATCAGGAGCAGCAACTGGCCGTCGAGCACGCGCTGCTGGCCGACGACCTGTTCTGTATTCACGGCCCGCCGGGGACCGGGAAGACGCGGACGCTGGTCGAAATCGTCCGGCGTGCTGCACAGGCCGGTGAGGACGTGCTGGTGTGTGCGGACTCGAATCAGGCCGTCGACAACCTCGTGGCGGGGTCGTCGAGGAGCGACGAGGCCGACCCGCAGTCGCTGCACGCCTACGGCCAGCACGGCGACGGCGACTACACGCTCGACCGCGTGAACGCGAGCCAGTCGGCAAACGACGTTGTCCGGCGCGCCTACAGCGACGTGCCCGGACGGGCCGACGTAGTGGCGGTGACAAACAACAGCGCCGCCACGCTCGCCCGTGAGTTTGACCTGGTCGTGCTCGACGAAGCGACACAGTCCACCTGCGCGGCGTCGTGTATCCCGCTGGTCCGGGCCGACCGCGCCGTGCTGGCCGGCGACCATCGACAGCTCCCGCCCTACAGCGCCAGCGATGAACCGCCAGAATCGAGCTACGGCCACTCGCTGTTCGAGCATCTCTACGCCGACGGCGGCGTCTACGACGGTGTTGGCCTTCAGCTACAGACCCAGTATCGAATGCACCGAGACATCGCGTACTTCCCGAACCGGCGGTTCTACGACCGAACGCTGCGGAACGGGCGGGCCGTCGACCCGCTTCCCGACCGGCCAGCGATAGAGGGGTACAACGTCGGCGGGCGGGTCGAGACCGTCGGGCACTCCAAGTCCAATCCCACCGAAGCCCGCCTTGTCGCGCATCTCGTTGAGGACCTGCTGTCGGACGTGCCGGCCAACGAAATCGGCGTCATCACACCGTACAGCGCGCAGGTGTCACGTATCCGCGAGACGCTCACAGAGCGGACCGACGCTGGAGACAGGGTGACTGTCGACACCATCGACTCGTTTCAGGGCGGTGAACGGACGGCCATCGTCCTCTCGCTCGTCCGAAGCAACGCCGAGGGGACCGTCGGGTTCCTCAGGCGGCCGGTCGACGGCCCCCGTCGATTAAACGTCGCGCTCACCCGAGCGAAGCAGTACTGCGCCGTTGTCGCCGATTGGCACACGCTCCGCTACGACGTGGACGGGAAGTGTACGGACCTCTACAGCGACTTCTATCAGTTCGTCTCGAACACCGACCGCCTGAATGACGTGGACCCCGAGTTCATTCCGGTGTAG
- a CDS encoding NAD(P)/FAD-dependent oxidoreductase: MEHVDVAIVGGGPAGSSAAEAAANHGADAVLLEKGVPRADREGTGPDSTDAAGLLDYWFDIMDIPRSEFPEDVVLSELDGAKFYGPSTEMTLTETGISSSADGFGITFHRARFDDWLRERATDAGADYRVGVSVTSVETDLRNSPRHTVRLANGEDIAAEYVILADGPQRTITGGTLDQFLPAGQTMADIMPSNKVNHIAYQEHRRMPEELFTPEFIEFWWGIMPGHTAYPWIFPNDNSVARIGLTMPIGLDIDAYDSAEWDLLNASDDSIPQGRQYIERLLEREFQAYDLDDFPLVEERGKSKGTETYPISSTRPIESPVGAGIAVAGGAMGTTSAFHEGGDHVAVRTGKIAGRLAANDRLERYNDAWHDAIGDEILRNVTFADMVRDWRPGDWDRAFRTANDLMDARGIKADAALRGGYNGIKMVLAYKWGKFSSRNGKYVQLREDDYAV, encoded by the coding sequence ATGGAACACGTAGACGTCGCCATTGTGGGTGGTGGCCCGGCCGGGTCGTCGGCGGCCGAGGCTGCAGCCAACCACGGGGCCGACGCCGTCCTCCTCGAAAAGGGGGTCCCCAGAGCCGACCGCGAGGGGACGGGGCCGGACTCGACGGACGCCGCCGGGTTGCTCGATTACTGGTTCGACATCATGGATATCCCGCGGTCGGAGTTCCCCGAAGACGTGGTGTTGAGCGAACTCGACGGGGCGAAGTTCTACGGCCCCTCGACGGAGATGACGCTTACCGAGACCGGTATCAGTTCCAGCGCTGACGGCTTCGGCATTACCTTCCATCGAGCGCGGTTCGACGACTGGCTTCGTGAGCGGGCGACGGACGCGGGCGCAGACTACCGCGTCGGCGTCAGCGTCACCAGCGTCGAGACAGACCTCCGGAATTCGCCGCGACACACCGTCCGGCTGGCCAACGGCGAAGACATCGCCGCCGAGTACGTGATTCTCGCCGACGGCCCACAGCGGACTATCACCGGCGGCACGCTCGACCAGTTCCTCCCGGCCGGACAGACGATGGCCGATATCATGCCGTCGAACAAGGTCAACCACATCGCCTATCAAGAGCACCGCCGGATGCCAGAGGAGCTGTTCACACCGGAGTTCATCGAGTTCTGGTGGGGCATTATGCCCGGTCACACGGCGTACCCGTGGATTTTCCCGAACGACAATTCCGTCGCCCGCATCGGTCTGACGATGCCCATCGGGCTGGATATTGACGCCTACGACAGTGCCGAGTGGGACCTCCTCAACGCGAGCGACGACAGCATCCCGCAGGGCCGGCAGTACATCGAGCGACTGCTCGAACGGGAGTTTCAGGCGTACGACCTCGACGACTTCCCGCTCGTCGAAGAGCGCGGGAAATCGAAGGGGACCGAAACGTACCCCATCTCCTCGACCCGGCCGATAGAATCCCCAGTGGGTGCTGGCATCGCTGTGGCCGGTGGGGCAATGGGGACCACCTCGGCGTTCCACGAGGGCGGCGACCACGTCGCCGTTCGCACCGGAAAAATCGCCGGCCGCCTCGCCGCGAACGACCGCCTCGAACGGTACAACGACGCCTGGCACGACGCCATCGGCGACGAAATCCTCCGGAACGTCACCTTCGCGGACATGGTTCGGGACTGGCGACCCGGCGACTGGGACCGAGCCTTTAGGACCGCCAACGACCTGATGGACGCCCGCGGAATCAAGGCCGATGCGGCGCTCCGTGGCGGCTACAACGGCATCAAGATGGTTCTGGCTTACAAATGGGGGAAGTTCTCCTCCCGCAACGGCAAGTACGTCCAACTGCGCGAGGACGACTACGCCGTCTGA